One genomic window of Arachis hypogaea cultivar Tifrunner chromosome 8, arahy.Tifrunner.gnm2.J5K5, whole genome shotgun sequence includes the following:
- the LOC112708169 gene encoding protein translation factor SUI1 homolog 2 codes for MVDLEIQVPTPFDPFAEAKESDAPGAKEYVHIRIQQRNGKKSLTTVQGLKKEFSYEKILKDLKKEFCCNGNVVQDKELGKIIQLQGDQRKNVSQFLVQVGLVRKDQIKIHGF; via the coding sequence ATGGTTGATTTGGAAATCCAGGTCCCGACCCCCTTCGACCCTTTCGCCGAGGCCAAAGAATCGGATGCCCCCGGGGCAAAGGAGTATGTCCATATCCGCATCCAGCAAAGGAATGGGAAGAAGAGCCTGACCACAGTGCAAGGGCTGAAGAAGGAGTTCAGCTACGAGAAAATCCTCAAAGACCTTAAGAAAGAGTTCTGCTGCAACGGCAATGTCGTTCAGGACAAAGAGCTTGGCAAAATAATACAGCTTCAAGGGGATCAGCGCAAGAACGTTTCTCAGTTTCTGGTTCAGGTTGGTCTGGTGAGGAAGGACCAAATCAAGATTCATGGTTTTTGA
- the LOC112708170 gene encoding adenylate kinase 4 has protein sequence MAASSAAPNLEDVPSVDLMSELLRRMKCASKPDKRLILIGPPGSGKGTQSPIIKDEYCLCHLATGDMLRAAVAAKTPLGVKAKEAMDKGELVSDDLVVGIIDEAMKKPSCQKGFILDGFPRTVVQAQKLDEMLEKRGGKVDKVLNFAIDDAILEERITGRWIHPSSGRTYHTKYAPPKTPGVDDITGEPLIQRKDDTAAVLKSRLEAFHKQTEPVID, from the exons ATGGCGGCAAGTAGTGCAGCTCCCAATTTGGAAGATGTGCCATCCGTGGATCTCATGTCGGAGCTCCTCCGCCGCATGAAGTGTGCTTCCAAGCCCGACAAGCGCCTCATTCTCATCG GTCCACCTGGGTCAGGAAAGGGCACACAGTCACCAATTATAAAGGATGAATACTGCTTGTGCCACTTGGCTACAGGTGATATGCTAAGAGCAGCAGTGGCAGCTAAAACTCCACTTGGTGTCAAGGCAAAAGAAGCTATGGATAAG GGAGAGCTTGTATCTGATGACTTGGTTGTTGGCATTATAGACGAAGCAATGAAGAAACCATCTTGTCAAAAAGGTTTCATTCTTGATGGTTTTCCAAGAACTGTAGTTCAAGCACAAAAG CTTGATGAGATGCTAGAAAAGCGGGGAGGCAAAGTTGATAAAGTGCTCAATTTTGCCATTGATGATGCAATCTTAGAGGAGCGAATTACCGGTAGATGGATACACCCATCCAGTGGCAGAACATACCATACAAAATATGCTCCTCCTAAAACTCCTGGAGTTGATGAT attacTGGCGAACCTCTTATTCAACGCAAGGATGATACTGCAGCTGTTCTTAAATCAAGATTGGAGGCATTCCATAAACAAACCGAACCA GTTATTGATTAA
- the LOC112708172 gene encoding 4-coumarate--CoA ligase-like 9, whose protein sequence is MANSQTRPNSTTVDPNSGFNPHSRTFHSLRPNVPLPPPSQPLSITEYALSLIPSAATSTDGATTALIDAAADIRLSYPLLLRRIKSLSISLQSFTPLKKGHVALILTPPSVHVPVLYFSLLSLGIVISPANPLSSPAELTHLIQLVNPKIAFTTSETAAKIPKLPLGTILLDSPEFLSMLENKESVTSELERVEVSQSEPAAILFSSGTTGRVKGVLLTHGNLIALIGGFCHLKHMTAAPEESPEEENWVALVTVPLFHVFGFFMLIRGLAMGETMVLMERFDFEGMLRAVEKYKVNYMPVSPPLVVALTKSEVAKKYDLSSLRLLGSGGAPLGKEVAENFGAKFPNVEIVEGYGLTESSGGAARMIGPDEAKRHGSVGRLAEQMEAKIVDPITGESLPPGCRGELWLRGPTIMKGYVGDEDATAQTLDSEGWLKTGDLCYFDSDGFLYIVDRLKELIKYKAYQVPPAELENILHNNPEIADAAVVPYPDEEAGQIPMAFVVRKPGSSINAAEVMEFVAKQVSPYKKIRRVSFINSIPKSPAGKILRRQLVDLALTSGSSKL, encoded by the exons ATGGCTAACAGCCAAACACGCCCCAACTCCACCACGGTAGATCCAAACAGTGGTTTCAACCCACATTCCAGAACCTTCCACAGCCTCCGCCCTAACGTCCCCCTCCCTCCGCCCTCTCAGCCTCTCTCAATCACCGAATACGCACTCTCTCTCATCCCCTCCGCCGCCACCTCCACCGACGGCGCAACTACTGCTCTCATCGACGCCGCCGCGGACATCCGCCTCTCCTACCCTCTCCTCCTCCGCCGCATAAAATCCCTCTCaatctccctccaatccttcacACCACTCAAAAAAGGACACGTGGCACTCATACTCACCCCTCCTTCCGTACACGTTCCCGTTCTCTATTTTTCCCTCTTATCCCTCGGAATCGTTATTTCTCCCGCCAACCCTCTCAGCTCCCCGGCCGAGTTAACTCACCTCATCCAACTCGTGAACCCTAAAATCGCCTTCACAACTTCCGAAACTGCCGCGAAAATCCCCAAACTACCCCTCGGCACCATCCTCCTCGACTCGCCGGAGTTCCTCTCCATGCTCGAGAACAAAGAGTCAGTAACTAGCGAACTCGAACGAGTCGAGGTGAGTCAGTCAGAGCCAGCAGCGATTCTTTTCTCTTCCGGAACCACGGGAAGAGTAAAAGGGGTTCTCCTCACACACGGGAACCTCATCGCTCTAATTGGAGGGTTCTGCCACCTGAAACACATGACGGCGGCGCCAGAAGAGTCACCGGAGGAGGAGAACTGGGTGGCGCTGGTGACGGTGCCGTTGTTCCACGTGTTCGGGTTCTTCATGCTGATAAGAGGCTTAGCGATGGGTGAAACGATGGTTCTAATGGAGAGGTTCGATTTCGAAGGGATGCTGAGGGCGGTGGAGAAATACAAGGTGAATTACATGCCAGTGTCGCCGCCGCTGGTGGTGGCGCTGACGAAGTCGGAGGTGGCAAAAAAGTATGATCTGAGTTCGTTGCGGTTGTTAGGGTCCGGTGGTGCTCCGCTGGGAAAAGAGGTGGCGGAGAATTTCGGTGCTAAGTTCCCCAACGTGGAAATTGTGGAG GGGTATGGTCTAACTGAAAGTTCAGGAGGAGCAGCAAGGATGATAGGACCTGATGAGGCGAAACGACATGGTTCTGTTGGTCGATTAGCTGAGCAAATGGAGGCTAAGATAGTTGATCCTATCACCGGCGAATCGTTGCCTCCAGGCTGCCGAGGAGAGCTATGGTTGCGCGGACCAACAATCATGAAAGGTTATGTGGGAGATGAAGATGCCACTGCTCAAACATTAGATTCAGAGGGATGGTTGAAGACTGGGGATCTTTGTTATTTTGATTCTGATGGTTTTCTCTACATTGTGGATAgactcaaggaattgatcaaatACAAAGCTTATCAG GTCCCCCCTGCTGAATTGGAAAATATACTTCATAACAATCCTGAAATTGCTGATGCTGCTGTAGTACC GTATCCTGATGAAGAAGCAGGGCAAATTCCAATGGCATTTGTTGTAAGAAAGCCAGGAAGCAGCATCAATGCAGCTGAGGTCATGGAGTTTGTGGCAAAGCAG GTTTCACCATACAAGAAGATACGACGTGTTTCTTTTATTAACTCTATACCAAAATCTCCGGCTGGTAAAATTTTGAGAAGACAATTGGTTGATCTTGCTCTAACAAGTGGTTCTTCCAAGTTGTGA